The Hymenobacter psoromatis nucleotide sequence TAGTATTTTTCTGAGGCAAGGCTTCTTTTCTAAGCAGTTGCTGATTTTAGGGCCTCATTTACTTTGTCGAACTAAGGTGTAGCAGAGGCGACCACGCTGACGCTTATAGGTCACTGTGTCGTCCTGCACCGCATACAGTCGAACGGTATCGCCTTGTCTAGTAAAAGCCCACTCTTGTTGCGTTTTCTGGTTGATATCGAAGAATACCGTGTCTAGCTCGTGGAAGGGGCCGACAAAATCAGTATTGACCTGATACATGCCATACCCTGGCCAGCCCTGTACTTGGCCGGTTGCCAGCAAGCGTACGGGGTAAGTATGCCCGGTAGAGTCCGTAACTAAATGTGAGCCAGTGAATAGCAGCCCGTTTATAAAAGGAGCTAATCCTTCATCAAAGGTGCTGCCTGTGCCCGAAACATCCCGTAGCTTCCGAAAAGCGGTGGTGGTAACGCGGTGCGTATTCTTCTGACGCTGGTCGAGATAGAGGAGGGTATCTGCCTGATTTACGTGATAGCGTAAGCTTGTTTCGAGTAAGCCAGCTTCGCTCCCCGACTCCTCGGCGGTGGTGGACCAAGAGTTAAGCACTGGTCCTCGTCGCAGATGGACGTAACGCAAGGGTAGCCCTTCATGATTGCTTGCTCCCAGCGACATAGCCATACTGTCGCCTTTATAAGACTTTGGGTCAAGCAGCATCTCCGTGATACCACTACTACCCCAGTGCCCATCCGATTGACGAGGGGAGTGGGTTTTGCGTAAATACGCGGCATACGTTGTGTTTATCCAAGTCCCACCTAGCAACGGCACTAACTGCTGATTAGCCGAATCATTTAGTGAAGTAATAGGCACTTTACTAGCCATAGGCTGGGCCGTTACCTTTGTTGTAGACTCTTGTTTATCAGTGGCCTGGGCCGTTTCAACTGTTTTTTCCTGACAAGCTGTTAGCCCAGCAAAGCCGACCAGCCAATAGAGAGGATGATTTGAAAAAAAGCTCATGCAGCAAAGTAAGTCTAGGGGCCTGCATCAAACCGTTGGATGAAAGAGATAGCAAGGATTTTACATACTATAAACGGTCGTTTACAGTATGTAAAAAGGGCGGGGCTGGCCTATTCTAACCCCGGTATCTTCCCTTCATCACGATATAGGGAACGCGAGGAGGTAACTCATTCATTTGCTGCATCAAGGCCGCCATTTCCGCCGTGTAGGGGTACATCTGGCTGGGCTGCTCGGGCGGCAGCGGGCGCACGTCGGCCGCTGGGGCAATGTCGGGCCGGTACCACCGCAACAGCTCGTCCTGCACCTGCGTCTGGTCAATCTCACCCGCGATGTAGCGCAACTCCAAGTGCGCCAGGTCCTGCGAGGGCACGGCCCGGTCGCTAGCCCCTGCACCGATGGCCGACCGCACCGTGTCCCACCGCTGCGCGGGAGTCTGTTCTTCTTCGTGAAATTGAGGGATATAGTTCATGATTACCAAGAGGTTACTTAGGTGGGAAATACTTCTGGGCGGCTTTGGGGTTGTCGCGCTTTAGGTCCAGGTACCCCTTGGATAACCAATCCAGATTAGCCTGCTCTTGGGCCTGCTGCTTTTGAAGCAACTCCGTTTTTGCCTCCGCAGCCCCCATCGCTTTCCATGCGTAACCACTCCACACACAGAAGCCCAGCAGGATAAAAGACACCCCCATGAACGTCCATAGGCTGGTAAAGCCCCACACCTTATCCGCTAAGGGCACACTGCGCGGAATCTGGTCAATCACCTGCTTTAACTGCTGGGTGCCCGTCGCTACCGCCGCCGCGATGGTGTCCGGCGTCGCCAAGTGCGGCTGAATCTGGTTGGCTATTCCCTTAAAATCCAGCTCAAACTTCGTCCCATTCTTCACGATGGCTAGCACCTCGTCTACCTCGGCGCGGCTAATGGGCTGGCCCTGCTCCAAGCTGCGCTTATTCAGGGCCTCGATGCCCCGGCGTAGGGCCTTTATGTCGTCAAGTAGCTCTTGCATAGTCTAGTAAGTAGAAAATAGGGCGTTCAGTATCACCTCTTCACGCCTTGCGATTTGTCTTGTTTCGGCTGTTGGCGGGCCTGTTCCTGCTTGGCTTGGGCGTAGGATTCGGCCAGCTTGGCCAGCGCGTAGTCCTGGCCGACCTGCTGCCACCCCTGGGCCGGGTCGTGGGCCTGGCCTAGCTCGCGGGCCTTGGCAAAGCCCGTTTCCAGATTGCCGGCGCTGTACTCGCGGCCGACCTGGCTCCCCTTCACCCGGTGCCCGTCCTGCGCGAACACCACCCCGGCCGGGCTCCCATCCTTGCGCCGCGTCAGCTCCAGCTCGATACCTCGCGGGCGCAGCGCCTCGCGCAGCTCGTCAAAGCTGCGGGCCTGGCCCGCGGTGTAGCTCAGGGCGCGGCCAATGTC carries:
- a CDS encoding relaxase/mobilization nuclease domain-containing protein translates to DIGRALSYTAGQARSFDELREALRPRGIELELTRRKDGSPAGVVFAQDGHRVKGSQVGREYSAGNLETGFAKARELGQAHDPAQGWQQVGQDYALAKLAESYAQAKQEQARQQPKQDKSQGVKR